One window of the Burkholderia ubonensis subsp. mesacidophila genome contains the following:
- a CDS encoding DUF350 domain-containing protein, which yields MNSAFSYAVHLLSAFVLLLAFAAVYLKVTPFDELALIRDGNVAATLSFGGALVGFCLTLASSIAHNSTLGAVVLWAIGAMLVQLLTYVALTRLMPGMNHAIEDRNAAMGGLMGTASLVVGIINAACLT from the coding sequence ATGAATAGTGCCTTTTCTTATGCGGTTCATTTACTGTCGGCTTTCGTGCTGCTCCTGGCGTTCGCGGCAGTGTACCTGAAGGTCACCCCGTTCGACGAACTGGCGCTGATCCGCGACGGCAACGTCGCCGCGACGCTGTCGTTCGGCGGCGCGCTGGTCGGCTTTTGCCTCACGCTCGCATCCAGCATCGCGCACAACTCGACGCTCGGCGCGGTCGTGCTGTGGGCGATCGGCGCGATGCTCGTGCAACTGCTGACCTATGTGGCGCTGACCCGCCTGATGCCCGGCATGAACCACGCGATCGAGGACCGCAACGCCGCGATGGGCGGCCTGATGGGCACCGCGTCGCTGGTCGTCGGCATCATCAACGCAGCCTGCCTGACCTGA
- a CDS encoding lysozyme inhibitor LprI family protein, translated as MKKNLLAASCALFALAVPFSAHAAGCAKPHSAFDQVYCSSTQFSQLDRELNDQYGRLRKQLSGDQQSSLKTGQLAWLKQRDDKCSYTRDDGYYVNLECAIDMTQSRLSFLRERDRECSSTGCVSSKIGQ; from the coding sequence ATGAAAAAGAATCTGCTCGCCGCATCCTGCGCGCTGTTCGCGCTTGCCGTTCCGTTCTCCGCGCACGCGGCCGGCTGTGCGAAGCCGCACAGCGCATTCGACCAGGTGTACTGCAGCAGCACGCAGTTCTCGCAGCTCGACCGCGAGCTGAACGACCAGTACGGCCGCCTGCGCAAGCAGCTGAGCGGCGACCAGCAGTCGTCGCTGAAGACGGGCCAGCTCGCGTGGCTGAAGCAGCGCGACGACAAGTGCAGCTATACGCGCGACGACGGGTATTACGTGAACCTCGAGTGCGCGATCGACATGACGCAGTCGCGCCTGTCGTTCCTGCGTGAGCGCGATCGCGAATGCTCGAGCACGGGCTGCGTGTCGTCGAAGATCGGGCAGTAA
- the murI gene encoding glutamate racemase has translation MHNGIAPIGVFDSGLGGLSVVEAIRQRLPGEAILYIADSRYAPYGPKSDAFIRARSHALTEWLVQQRAKMLVIACNTATTHAVSYLRSQFAIPIIGVEPGIKPAVQTSVSKVVGVLATAATLRSQRLQALLSENDHACRFVCQAGHGLVEQIEQGEATGSIVEALLEEYLKPMIDAGADTLVLGSTHYALLIPSIRRVFGTQFRLIETATAIARRVDHQLAEFQLHNDANPVDVAPLQLCSTATSAEQRLPLARLAQGLALAGHRVAAIDIETS, from the coding sequence ATGCACAACGGTATCGCCCCCATTGGCGTGTTCGATTCGGGCCTGGGCGGATTGTCGGTTGTCGAGGCGATCCGTCAGCGGCTTCCCGGAGAAGCCATCCTGTATATCGCGGACTCCAGGTACGCGCCCTATGGCCCGAAGTCCGATGCGTTCATCCGGGCGCGCAGCCACGCACTCACGGAATGGCTGGTGCAACAGCGCGCGAAAATGCTGGTGATTGCATGCAACACGGCAACGACGCATGCCGTTTCCTATCTCCGAAGTCAGTTCGCGATCCCGATCATCGGCGTGGAACCCGGGATCAAACCGGCCGTGCAGACCTCGGTTTCGAAAGTCGTCGGCGTGCTGGCGACAGCCGCAACGCTGCGCAGCCAAAGATTGCAGGCGCTGCTCTCGGAGAACGATCACGCGTGCCGTTTTGTATGTCAGGCGGGGCATGGCCTCGTCGAACAAATCGAACAAGGCGAAGCCACGGGATCGATCGTCGAGGCGCTGCTCGAAGAGTATCTGAAGCCGATGATCGACGCAGGCGCGGATACGCTCGTGCTGGGCTCGACGCACTATGCGTTGCTCATACCGAGCATTCGACGGGTCTTCGGCACTCAGTTCCGCTTGATCGAGACCGCGACCGCAATCGCACGACGGGTCGACCATCAGCTTGCCGAGTTCCAGCTGCACAACGATGCGAATCCCGTCGACGTCGCGCCCCTGCAATTGTGCTCGACCGCAACATCGGCAGAGCAACGGCTGCCGCTGGCTCGACTGGCCCAGGGACTGGCGCTGGCCGGACACCGGGTGGCCGCCATCGACATCGAGACAAGCTGA
- a CDS encoding NAD(P)/FAD-dependent oxidoreductase, which translates to MFLQSDRHVASYYAGTHPAPIPVRPVLESRVDADVLVVGAGFSGLHTALRLALAGKRVVMLEASRVAWAASGRNGGQALLGWSCDMPPLEDALGRDGARALWDSMRWAAAEVRDLPARHGFDIDYRPGSLWAAVRPRRVAMLAQARDEAAERWGYDRLRVIPQAEMPEWIGSARYLAALYDPEAGHLNPLKLALGLAQTIERAGGRIFEQSRVLDLSETAGGYVARTAAGEARADVLVLACNAYVDRLDSDLSRRLLPVGTYQVATAPLDPEVARTLLPRNSCVIDNQFVPDYFRLSPDSRLLFGGGCTYLGGIPADIAAATRRPLERVFPQLRGVPLDYAWGGHIDISMRRTPDLGRRGQRYWLQGFSGHGVLPTLAGARAVADAVLGDDRLLALYQRIRNPRFPGGGRFAAPLEALGKAWYRLRDTV; encoded by the coding sequence ATGTTCCTGCAGTCGGATCGCCACGTCGCAAGCTACTACGCCGGCACGCACCCGGCGCCGATCCCGGTTCGTCCGGTGCTGGAGTCGCGTGTCGACGCCGACGTGCTGGTCGTCGGCGCCGGCTTCAGCGGGCTGCATACGGCGCTGCGCCTTGCCCTCGCGGGCAAGCGCGTCGTGATGCTCGAAGCGAGCCGGGTCGCGTGGGCGGCGTCGGGCCGCAACGGCGGGCAGGCGCTGCTCGGCTGGTCGTGCGACATGCCGCCGCTCGAGGACGCGCTCGGCCGCGACGGCGCACGCGCGCTATGGGACAGCATGCGCTGGGCCGCGGCCGAGGTGCGCGACTTGCCGGCGCGCCACGGCTTCGACATCGATTACCGGCCGGGCAGCCTGTGGGCGGCGGTGCGGCCGCGCCGCGTCGCGATGCTCGCGCAGGCGCGCGACGAGGCGGCCGAGCGCTGGGGCTACGACCGGCTGCGCGTGATTCCGCAAGCCGAGATGCCCGAATGGATCGGCAGCGCGCGCTATCTCGCGGCGCTCTACGACCCGGAGGCCGGGCACCTGAATCCGCTGAAACTCGCGCTCGGTCTCGCGCAGACGATCGAGCGCGCCGGCGGCCGCATCTTCGAGCAGAGCCGCGTGCTCGACTTGAGCGAGACGGCCGGCGGCTACGTCGCGCGCACCGCCGCCGGCGAAGCGCGCGCGGACGTGCTGGTGCTCGCGTGCAATGCGTACGTCGACCGGCTCGATTCCGACCTGTCGCGCCGGCTGCTGCCGGTCGGCACCTACCAGGTCGCGACCGCGCCGCTCGACCCCGAGGTCGCGCGCACGCTGCTGCCGCGCAACAGCTGCGTGATCGACAACCAGTTCGTGCCCGACTACTTCCGCCTGAGCCCCGACTCGCGGCTGCTGTTCGGCGGCGGCTGCACGTATCTCGGCGGGATTCCCGCGGACATCGCGGCGGCGACGCGGCGGCCTCTCGAACGCGTGTTTCCGCAGCTGCGCGGCGTGCCGCTCGACTACGCATGGGGCGGCCACATCGACATCAGCATGCGCCGCACGCCGGACCTCGGCCGGCGCGGGCAGCGCTACTGGCTGCAGGGGTTTTCCGGCCACGGCGTGCTGCCGACGCTCGCGGGCGCGCGCGCCGTCGCCGACGCGGTGCTCGGCGACGACCGGCTCCTCGCGCTGTACCAGCGCATCCGCAACCCGCGCTTCCCCGGAGGCGGCCGCTTCGCCGCGCCGCTGGAGGCGCTCGGCAAGGCCTGGTACCGGCTGCGCGACACCGTCTGA
- a CDS encoding FAD-dependent oxidoreductase has product MDRRTFIVASASASLAACGRLGWIETTPRIDYPGMREGHALRDHAALPPPSGTFETDIAILGAGAAGLSCAWQLARAGHRRFTVLAGPEFGGNAAGGRFGELGYPKGAHYLPLPSRESVHLRDMLADLGVIEAAPFAARPDYDERAIVHAPDERLYIAGQWQDGLVPTIGIGQDELAQQARFFAYTDALRTARGNDGRKAFCIPLAESSRDPRWRALDTRSFRQWLLDEGYTAPSLHWYLNYCCRDDYGAGYEHVSAWAGLHYFSSRAGHASDAGDGAVLTWPDGLHTMVTRLSASIAARTGSHDWSQAGFAVRATERAGGVDVLCARVDNGALTTFTLRARRVVCAMPLFVAARVFPQLREYGFEPARDLPPRAPWLVSNFLLDGMPAEAAGAPLAWDNVVYGGAGLGYVVSTHQLIRLSPPTRSVFSAYQALSTRTPDDTRRWLAAAKPDELRDQAATDLRAVYGRALWKHASALEITVRGHAMATPDVGFLSRPGLLALRDADGPVVFAHADLSGMSLFEEASYWGMRAAQRVLA; this is encoded by the coding sequence ATGGACCGCCGCACCTTCATCGTCGCGTCCGCCTCTGCGTCGCTTGCCGCCTGCGGCCGGCTCGGCTGGATCGAGACGACGCCGCGCATCGACTATCCGGGCATGCGCGAAGGCCACGCGCTGCGCGATCATGCGGCGCTTCCGCCGCCGTCCGGCACGTTCGAGACCGACATCGCGATCCTCGGCGCGGGCGCGGCCGGCCTGTCGTGCGCGTGGCAGCTCGCGCGCGCCGGGCACCGCCGCTTCACGGTGCTCGCCGGGCCGGAATTCGGCGGCAATGCGGCCGGCGGCCGCTTCGGCGAGCTCGGCTATCCGAAGGGCGCGCATTACCTGCCGCTGCCGTCGCGCGAATCCGTGCATCTGCGCGACATGCTCGCCGACCTCGGCGTGATCGAAGCCGCGCCGTTCGCCGCGCGGCCGGACTACGACGAACGCGCGATCGTGCACGCGCCCGACGAGCGGCTCTACATCGCGGGCCAGTGGCAGGACGGGCTCGTGCCGACGATCGGCATCGGCCAGGACGAGCTCGCGCAGCAGGCGCGCTTCTTCGCGTACACCGATGCGCTGCGCACCGCGCGCGGCAACGACGGCCGCAAGGCGTTCTGCATTCCGCTCGCCGAATCGTCGCGCGACCCGCGCTGGCGCGCGCTCGACACGCGCTCGTTCCGGCAGTGGCTGCTCGACGAAGGCTATACGGCGCCGTCGCTGCACTGGTACCTGAACTACTGCTGCCGCGACGACTACGGCGCGGGCTACGAGCATGTGTCCGCGTGGGCCGGGCTGCACTACTTCTCGTCGCGCGCCGGCCATGCGAGCGATGCCGGCGACGGCGCGGTGCTGACCTGGCCCGACGGGCTGCACACGATGGTGACCAGGCTGTCCGCTTCGATCGCCGCGCGCACCGGGTCGCACGACTGGTCGCAGGCCGGCTTCGCGGTCCGCGCCACCGAGCGCGCGGGCGGCGTCGACGTGCTGTGCGCGCGCGTCGACAACGGCGCACTGACCACCTTCACGCTGAGGGCGCGGCGCGTCGTCTGCGCGATGCCGCTGTTCGTCGCCGCGCGCGTGTTCCCGCAGCTGCGCGAATACGGCTTCGAGCCCGCGCGCGACCTGCCGCCGCGCGCGCCGTGGCTCGTGTCCAACTTCCTGCTCGACGGGATGCCGGCCGAGGCCGCCGGCGCGCCGCTCGCGTGGGACAACGTCGTCTACGGCGGCGCGGGGCTCGGCTACGTGGTGTCGACGCACCAGCTGATCCGGCTGTCGCCGCCGACACGCTCGGTGTTTTCCGCGTACCAGGCGCTGAGCACGCGCACGCCCGACGACACGCGCCGCTGGCTCGCCGCGGCGAAGCCGGACGAGCTGCGCGACCAGGCGGCGACCGACCTGCGCGCGGTGTACGGCCGCGCGCTGTGGAAGCACGCGAGCGCGCTCGAGATCACCGTGCGCGGCCACGCGATGGCGACGCCCGACGTCGGGTTCCTGAGCCGACCGGGGCTGCTCGCGCTGCGCGACGCCGACGGGCCGGTCGTGTTCGCGCACGCGGATCTGTCGGGGATGTCGCTGTTCGAGGAGGCGTCGTACTGGGGCATGCGCGCCGCGCAGCGCGTGCTCGCCTGA
- a CDS encoding SPFH domain-containing protein, with translation MSFGSFIRKQFIDVLQWTEDTDGVLAWRYPMEDQEIQYGGKLTVRESQVAVFVNEGKVADVFQPGLHTLTTQTLPVLTYLQNWDKLFQSPFKSDVYFFSTRLQLGRRWGTAQPVTIRDREFGIVQLRAFGVYSYRIVDALAFHREISGTRAQYTVDDLEQQLRNLVVTAMSTAFGSADVPFVDMAANQMQLSHRVAEALVPAFTRYGLALDAFVVESVSLPAELQKALDLRIGASMAGDLGRATQYQTAQAIPLAAQNPGGIAGVGAGLAAGAAIGQAMAGQIAGSAPPAATAQPPAAPGVATGVDYVQRLEQLKALHDKGLVTDDEYARAKAEILAKLTQ, from the coding sequence ATGAGTTTCGGTTCGTTCATCCGCAAGCAATTCATCGACGTCCTGCAGTGGACGGAAGACACGGACGGCGTGCTCGCCTGGCGCTATCCGATGGAAGACCAGGAGATCCAGTATGGCGGCAAGCTGACCGTGCGCGAATCGCAGGTCGCGGTGTTCGTCAACGAAGGGAAGGTCGCCGACGTGTTCCAGCCGGGCCTCCATACGCTGACGACCCAGACGCTGCCGGTGCTCACGTACCTGCAGAACTGGGACAAGCTCTTTCAGTCGCCTTTCAAGTCCGACGTCTATTTCTTCAGCACGCGGCTGCAGCTCGGCCGCCGCTGGGGCACCGCGCAACCGGTGACGATCCGCGACCGCGAATTCGGCATCGTGCAGCTGCGCGCGTTCGGCGTCTACTCGTACCGGATCGTCGACGCGCTCGCGTTCCACCGCGAGATCAGCGGCACGCGCGCGCAATACACGGTCGACGATCTCGAGCAGCAGTTGCGCAACCTCGTCGTGACCGCGATGAGCACCGCATTCGGCTCGGCGGACGTCCCGTTCGTCGACATGGCCGCGAACCAGATGCAGTTGTCGCACCGGGTGGCCGAAGCGCTGGTGCCGGCGTTCACGCGCTACGGTCTCGCGCTCGACGCGTTCGTGGTCGAGAGCGTGTCGCTGCCGGCCGAGCTGCAGAAGGCGCTCGACCTGCGGATCGGCGCGAGCATGGCGGGCGACCTCGGCCGCGCGACGCAATACCAGACCGCGCAGGCGATTCCGCTCGCCGCGCAGAACCCCGGCGGCATCGCCGGCGTCGGCGCGGGCCTCGCGGCCGGCGCGGCGATCGGGCAGGCGATGGCCGGCCAGATCGCCGGCAGCGCGCCACCGGCCGCAACCGCCCAACCGCCGGCCGCGCCCGGTGTCGCGACCGGCGTCGATTACGTGCAGCGTCTCGAACAGCTCAAGGCGCTGCATGACAAGGGGCTCGTGACCGACG
- a CDS encoding helix-turn-helix domain-containing protein, whose translation MNEQEEIESLAILIRDLRKHRKVTLNELADRIGRSVGFLSQVERGLSRPTVADLTAIGEALGVPTTYFYSLDKPRSVPWVTRPGERRTVYYAAGITDILVSPSMRARFSVLESHLAPGASSGDRPVDDSDEQGGFVLEGELTIWLDGDDTPVTLGPNDAFQLPAHKRFRYANLTDQPTRVIWVFT comes from the coding sequence ATGAACGAACAGGAAGAAATCGAAAGCCTGGCGATCCTGATCCGCGATCTGCGCAAGCACCGCAAGGTCACGCTGAACGAGCTGGCCGACAGGATCGGCCGCTCGGTCGGCTTCCTGTCGCAGGTCGAGCGGGGGCTGTCGCGTCCGACCGTCGCGGACCTGACCGCGATCGGCGAGGCGCTCGGCGTGCCGACCACGTACTTCTACAGCCTGGACAAGCCGCGCTCCGTGCCGTGGGTCACGCGGCCCGGCGAGCGCCGCACCGTGTACTACGCGGCCGGCATCACGGACATCCTCGTGTCGCCGAGCATGCGCGCGCGCTTCTCGGTACTCGAGAGCCATCTCGCGCCGGGCGCGAGCAGCGGCGACCGGCCCGTCGACGACAGCGACGAGCAGGGCGGCTTCGTGCTCGAAGGCGAACTGACGATCTGGCTCGACGGCGACGACACGCCCGTCACGCTCGGCCCGAACGATGCGTTCCAGCTGCCCGCGCACAAGCGGTTCCGCTACGCGAACCTGACCGACCAACCCACGCGGGTCATCTGGGTGTTCACCTGA
- a CDS encoding glutamine synthetase family protein, protein MADVVSALVDEVRAFRHAHPEIRYVDLICLDLPGHFYGKRYPIDALEKVATGALLKLPQNCVLLGTQGGLYKIGDYCFNDGDPDAPRRLVPGTLKPVRWESQPLAQMLISSDGTDAPIEFEPREVLARVLRRFAKRGIRPVVAFELEFYLFAAQLADGLPQYPRDRLSDDRDDQPNMHIERLSRFADVLHEMVEAAREQGVDATVITAELGPGQFEINFGHTDDGLRAADWSALFCRSTRGVALKHGYRASFMGKPYLHAPGSGMHVHVSLYDEAGRNLLAVDGQRPLRHAVAGCLALLPHCMPVFAPNHNAFRRYGSMVNAASRASWGFEDRDACIRIPESDAGNLRIEHRLASADANPYLVLAAILAGMEYGLDAGNEPIAPLNDDRGSGIAFPKDMLSAVAAMQDHPAVREGLGKEFVMVYCENKRQEQIDFMNEIGAREYRWFL, encoded by the coding sequence ATGGCTGACGTCGTTTCCGCGCTGGTCGATGAAGTCCGTGCATTCCGCCACGCGCACCCCGAGATCCGCTATGTGGACCTGATTTGCCTGGACCTGCCTGGCCACTTCTACGGCAAGCGCTATCCGATCGATGCGCTCGAGAAGGTCGCAACGGGCGCGCTGCTGAAGCTGCCGCAGAACTGCGTGCTGCTCGGCACGCAAGGCGGCCTGTACAAGATCGGCGACTACTGCTTCAACGACGGCGACCCGGACGCGCCGCGCCGGCTGGTTCCCGGCACGCTGAAGCCGGTGCGCTGGGAAAGCCAGCCGCTCGCGCAGATGCTGATCAGCTCCGACGGCACCGACGCGCCGATCGAGTTCGAGCCGCGCGAAGTGCTCGCGCGCGTGCTGCGGCGTTTCGCGAAGCGCGGGATTCGCCCGGTCGTCGCGTTCGAGCTCGAGTTCTACCTGTTCGCCGCGCAGCTCGCGGACGGCCTGCCGCAGTATCCGCGCGACCGCCTGAGCGACGACCGCGACGATCAGCCGAACATGCATATCGAGCGCCTGTCGCGGTTCGCCGACGTGCTGCACGAGATGGTCGAGGCTGCGCGCGAGCAGGGCGTCGATGCGACGGTGATCACCGCCGAGCTTGGGCCCGGCCAGTTCGAGATCAACTTCGGCCACACCGACGACGGGCTGCGCGCGGCGGACTGGTCGGCGCTGTTCTGCCGCAGCACGCGCGGCGTCGCGCTCAAGCACGGCTATCGCGCGAGCTTCATGGGCAAGCCGTACCTGCATGCGCCGGGCAGCGGCATGCACGTGCATGTGAGCCTGTACGACGAAGCGGGGCGCAACCTGCTCGCGGTGGACGGGCAGCGCCCGCTGCGCCATGCGGTCGCGGGCTGCCTCGCGCTGCTGCCGCACTGCATGCCGGTGTTCGCGCCGAACCACAACGCGTTCCGCCGCTACGGGTCGATGGTGAACGCGGCGAGCCGCGCGAGCTGGGGATTCGAGGATCGCGACGCATGCATCCGGATTCCCGAATCGGACGCGGGCAACCTGCGGATCGAGCATCGCCTCGCGAGCGCGGATGCGAATCCGTATCTCGTGCTGGCGGCGATCCTGGCCGGGATGGAATACGGACTCGACGCGGGCAACGAGCCGATCGCGCCGCTCAACGACGATCGCGGCAGCGGCATCGCTTTCCCGAAGGACATGCTGTCGGCGGTTGCCGCGATGCAGGATCATCCGGCTGTGCGCGAGGGCCTCGGCAAGGAGTTCGTGATGGTTTACTGCGAAAACAAGCGGCAGGAGCAGATCGACTTCATGAACGAGATCGGGGCGCGGGAGTATCGGTGGTTTCTGTGA
- a CDS encoding polyamine aminopropyltransferase codes for MLHRRALVLSILVLASCGLGYELISSALSSYLLGDSILQFSSVIGCYLFAMGVGSWLAKFVDDDDVLDRFVDIELLVGLLGGVSAALLFAVFAWLAAPFRAALYALVFALGVLIGMEIPLVMRAFQQRRQAFRHTVSEVLSFDYLGSLAVSLIFPLVLAPRLGLLRTSFLFGILNALVALWTMHLFRDEIRRVRAKQMRASLVIGLLAAGFALSGKITHWAEHGVYGDETIYAETTPYQRIVLTQWHDDMRLYLNGNLQFSSRDEHRYHEALIHPTLDALPWAKRVLVLGGGDGLAVRELLKHRNLERITLVDLDPAMTRLFSTSAPLVKLNQRSLKDPRVHVINDDAVRWLEANADVYDAIVVDFPDPTNFGLGRLYSVPVFRLLARHLSENGYAVIQSTSPYFAPHAYWTIIATLHEAGLNTWPYHCYVPSFGDWGFVIAGKRRDFTVPTHYSVPTRWLDAQTAAEMFHFPADMPALPMSPNELNDQPLVRRFDDDWKHVLR; via the coding sequence ATGCTGCATAGGCGCGCGCTCGTCCTGTCGATCCTGGTGCTCGCATCGTGCGGGCTCGGCTACGAACTGATCAGCAGCGCGCTGTCGAGCTATCTGCTCGGCGACTCGATCCTGCAATTCTCGTCGGTGATCGGCTGCTACCTGTTCGCGATGGGCGTCGGCTCGTGGCTCGCGAAGTTCGTCGACGACGACGACGTGCTCGACCGCTTCGTCGACATCGAGCTGCTCGTCGGCCTGCTCGGCGGCGTGTCGGCCGCGCTGCTGTTCGCGGTGTTCGCGTGGCTCGCGGCGCCGTTCCGCGCGGCGCTCTACGCGCTCGTGTTCGCGCTCGGCGTGCTGATCGGGATGGAGATCCCGCTCGTGATGCGCGCGTTCCAGCAGCGACGCCAGGCGTTCCGCCATACCGTCAGCGAAGTGCTCAGCTTCGACTATCTCGGCTCGCTCGCGGTGTCGCTGATCTTCCCGCTCGTGCTCGCGCCGCGCCTCGGCCTGCTGCGCACGAGCTTCCTGTTCGGGATCCTGAACGCGCTCGTCGCGCTGTGGACGATGCACCTGTTCCGCGACGAGATCCGCCGGGTGCGCGCCAAGCAGATGCGCGCGTCGCTCGTGATCGGGCTGCTCGCCGCCGGCTTCGCGCTGTCGGGGAAAATCACGCACTGGGCCGAGCACGGCGTGTACGGCGACGAGACGATCTATGCGGAAACCACGCCGTACCAGCGCATCGTGCTGACGCAGTGGCACGACGACATGCGGCTCTACCTGAACGGCAACCTGCAGTTCTCGTCGCGCGACGAGCATCGCTATCACGAGGCGCTGATCCACCCGACGCTCGACGCGCTGCCGTGGGCGAAGCGCGTGCTCGTGCTCGGCGGCGGCGACGGCCTCGCGGTGCGCGAGCTGCTCAAGCACCGCAATCTCGAGCGGATCACGCTCGTCGACCTCGACCCGGCGATGACGCGGCTGTTCTCGACGTCCGCGCCGCTCGTGAAGCTGAACCAGCGTTCGCTGAAGGACCCGCGCGTGCACGTGATCAACGACGACGCGGTGCGCTGGCTCGAAGCGAATGCCGACGTGTACGACGCGATCGTCGTCGACTTCCCGGACCCGACCAACTTCGGCCTCGGCCGCCTCTATTCGGTGCCGGTGTTCCGGCTGCTCGCGCGGCACCTGTCCGAGAACGGCTATGCGGTGATCCAGTCGACGTCGCCGTATTTCGCGCCGCACGCGTACTGGACGATCATCGCGACGCTGCACGAGGCGGGCCTCAATACATGGCCGTACCACTGCTACGTGCCGTCGTTCGGCGACTGGGGCTTCGTGATCGCCGGCAAGCGCCGCGACTTCACGGTGCCGACGCATTACTCGGTGCCGACGCGCTGGCTCGACGCGCAAACGGCCGCCGAGATGTTCCACTTCCCCGCCGACATGCCGGCGCTGCCGATGTCGCCGAACGAACTCAACGACCAGCCGCTCGTGCGCCGCTTCGACGACGACTGGAAGCACGTGCTGCGCTGA
- a CDS encoding N-acetylmuramoyl-L-alanine amidase family protein codes for MNRTVQRLRPFAGAAARVLACAALLGVPLALRAADAAPAASAHAPYIVIDTGHTPARPGSTGASGRVEYLYNLELSGAVAKRLSDDGDRVLRTSADGREIKLEQRSTQAPDANLFVSIHHDSMQQQFIDAGRQREFHGFSVFVSERNPHYEQSLRCAKAIAGKLVAAGETPSLYHAQPIRGENRPLIDPHLGIHRFDDLVVLRTAPIPAVLVEAGVIVNPDEEKRLAQHDTIQRLSAAIAGGIEACTASE; via the coding sequence ATGAACCGAACCGTCCAACGCCTTCGCCCGTTCGCAGGCGCCGCCGCGCGCGTGCTCGCCTGCGCGGCCCTGCTCGGCGTGCCGCTCGCGCTGCGCGCCGCAGACGCCGCGCCGGCCGCCAGCGCACATGCTCCCTACATCGTGATCGACACCGGCCACACGCCGGCGCGCCCCGGCTCGACCGGCGCGAGCGGCCGCGTCGAATACCTGTACAACCTCGAGCTGTCGGGCGCAGTCGCCAAGCGGCTGAGCGACGACGGCGACCGCGTGCTGCGCACGTCCGCGGACGGCCGCGAGATCAAGCTGGAACAGCGCTCGACGCAGGCGCCCGATGCCAACCTGTTCGTGTCGATCCATCATGACTCGATGCAGCAGCAATTCATCGACGCCGGCCGGCAACGCGAATTCCACGGCTTCTCCGTGTTCGTGTCGGAACGCAATCCGCATTACGAACAGAGCCTGCGCTGCGCGAAGGCGATCGCCGGGAAGCTCGTCGCGGCGGGCGAAACGCCGTCGCTCTATCACGCGCAGCCGATCCGCGGCGAGAATCGTCCGCTGATCGATCCGCACCTCGGCATCCACCGCTTCGACGACCTCGTCGTGCTGCGCACCGCGCCGATTCCGGCCGTGCTCGTCGAAGCCGGCGTGATCGTCAATCCCGACGAGGAGAAGCGGCTCGCGCAGCACGATACGATCCAGCGCCTGTCCGCCGCGATCGCGGGCGGCATCGAGGCGTGCACCGCGTCCGAATGA